In one Zobellia galactanivorans genomic region, the following are encoded:
- a CDS encoding hydroxypyruvate isomerase family protein, with amino-acid sequence MKRRNFIQKTALSTGALSMAGSLAYPNLSSTKSKPHKFNLKYAPHLGMFKALAGDDPIDQINFMADQGFTAFEDNGMMKRDVAMQNKIGETLAKRGMTMGVFVIDKGGNMKNTLAAGKQEYIDIFLDGCKRAVETAKRVNAKWMTVVPGGFERKLPIGVQDGNVIEALKRGAEILEPHGLTMVLEPLSDSPDLYLQNSDQTYMICKGVDSPACKILFDIYHMQKTEGHLIHNMGLTWDEIAYIQIGDNPGRKEPTTGEINYKNVFKWIYEKGFDGVLGMEHGNSKEGKAGEQAVIDAYKQEDSFL; translated from the coding sequence ATGAAAAGAAGAAATTTTATTCAGAAAACGGCCCTTAGCACTGGAGCCCTCTCCATGGCAGGCAGCCTTGCCTACCCTAACCTTAGCAGCACCAAGTCAAAACCCCATAAATTCAACCTAAAATATGCGCCGCATTTGGGCATGTTCAAGGCATTGGCGGGCGATGACCCCATCGATCAGATCAACTTTATGGCCGACCAAGGTTTTACCGCCTTCGAGGACAATGGTATGATGAAACGCGATGTGGCCATGCAGAACAAAATAGGGGAAACCTTGGCCAAAAGAGGAATGACCATGGGCGTATTCGTTATCGACAAAGGCGGTAATATGAAGAACACCCTGGCCGCCGGAAAGCAAGAATATATAGATATCTTTTTAGACGGATGTAAAAGAGCCGTAGAAACCGCAAAACGCGTTAATGCCAAATGGATGACCGTTGTACCCGGTGGCTTTGAAAGAAAACTACCCATTGGCGTACAAGACGGCAACGTTATCGAAGCCCTAAAACGAGGTGCGGAAATCTTAGAACCTCATGGACTCACCATGGTACTGGAGCCCCTATCCGATTCACCCGACCTGTATTTACAGAACTCCGACCAAACCTATATGATATGCAAGGGTGTCGATAGCCCCGCCTGTAAAATTTTGTTCGACATCTACCACATGCAAAAAACCGAAGGGCATCTTATCCATAATATGGGACTCACCTGGGATGAAATAGCCTACATCCAAATTGGGGATAACCCAGGGAGAAAAGAGCCTACAACCGGTGAAATCAACTACAAAAACGTATTCAAATGGATATACGAAAAAGGGTTTGACGGCGTATTGGGCATGGAACACGGAAATTCTAAAGAAGGTAAGGCCGGTGAGCAAGCCGTAATCGATGCCTACAAACAAGAAGATTCATTTTTATAG
- a CDS encoding ribonucleoside-diphosphate reductase subunit alpha — MFVIKRDGRKEMVMFDKITARVRKLCYGLNGLVDPLKVAMRVIEGLYDGVTTSELDNLAAEIAATMTTTHPDYAKLAARISVSNLHKNTKKSFSETMKDLYEYVNPRTNKKAPLLSDEVYKVISENSERLDSTIIYNRDFGYDYFGFKTLERSYLLKINGKIAERPQHMLMRVSVGIHLNDLDAAIETYELMSKKYFTHATPTLFNSGTPKPQMSSCFLLAMKDDSIDGIYDTLKQTAKISQSAGGIGLSIHNVRATGSYIAGTNGTSNGIVPMLQVFNDTARYVDQGGGKRKGSFAIYMEPWHADIYAFLDLKKNHGKEEMRARDLFYAMWISDLFMRRVEANEEWTLMCPNECPGLFTHHSEEFEELYLKYEAEGKGRKTVKARELWEKILESQIETGTPYMLYKDAANRKSNQKNLGTIRSSNLCTEIMEYTSPDEVAVCNLASIALPMFVKNGSFDHKELFKVTKRVTRNLNKVIDRNYYPVKEAENSNMRHRPIGLGVQGLADAFIMLRLPFTSDEAKKLNQEIFETLYFAAVTASMEMAKEEGPYSTFEGSPISQGEFQHNLWGVKDEELSGRWDWEKLRKEVKKNGVRNSLLVAPMPTASTSQILGNNECFEPYTSNIYTRRVLSGEFIVVNKHLLEDLVNLGLWNENMKQELMRANGSIQHIETIPQDIRDLYKTVWELSMKDIIDMSRQRGYFIDQSQSLNLFMENANYAKLTSMHFYAWKSGLKTGMYYLRTKAAVDAIKFTLDNSKKKAAPVSVAAEAEAAATTPPVEAAAEMEVKATPVTQEQELDIQPMTPQEMKEMIARAKEGQADDDCLMCGS, encoded by the coding sequence ATGTTTGTAATCAAAAGAGACGGCAGAAAAGAAATGGTCATGTTCGATAAGATCACGGCCCGAGTTAGAAAATTGTGTTACGGCCTAAATGGCCTTGTCGATCCCTTAAAGGTCGCTATGCGTGTCATAGAAGGACTTTATGATGGGGTTACCACTTCTGAGCTCGATAATCTGGCGGCCGAGATTGCGGCAACGATGACCACTACCCATCCTGATTACGCTAAATTGGCCGCCCGTATATCGGTCTCTAACCTTCATAAAAACACTAAAAAGTCCTTCTCCGAGACAATGAAGGACCTTTATGAGTATGTTAACCCACGTACCAATAAAAAGGCGCCATTACTGTCGGACGAAGTATATAAGGTTATTTCCGAAAATTCCGAAAGACTCGATTCGACCATCATTTACAACAGGGATTTCGGATATGACTATTTTGGCTTTAAGACTTTGGAGCGCTCTTATCTCCTGAAGATTAACGGTAAGATTGCCGAGCGTCCGCAGCATATGCTTATGCGTGTTTCCGTGGGGATTCACCTTAACGACCTTGATGCCGCCATCGAGACCTATGAGCTCATGTCTAAAAAGTACTTTACCCATGCCACGCCAACGCTTTTTAATTCGGGTACCCCAAAACCACAAATGTCTTCTTGCTTCTTATTGGCTATGAAAGACGATAGCATTGATGGTATCTACGATACATTAAAGCAAACGGCGAAGATTTCGCAGTCGGCCGGGGGTATAGGCCTTTCTATTCATAATGTACGTGCTACAGGCTCTTATATCGCGGGAACGAATGGAACATCCAATGGAATCGTACCCATGCTTCAAGTGTTTAACGACACGGCACGATATGTGGATCAAGGCGGAGGAAAGCGTAAAGGGAGTTTCGCTATCTATATGGAGCCTTGGCATGCCGATATCTATGCCTTTTTAGATTTGAAAAAGAACCATGGTAAAGAAGAGATGCGTGCGCGTGATCTCTTTTATGCGATGTGGATTTCCGATCTCTTCATGAGAAGGGTAGAGGCGAATGAGGAATGGACATTGATGTGTCCGAACGAATGTCCGGGATTGTTTACGCACCACAGTGAAGAGTTCGAGGAATTGTACCTTAAGTACGAAGCTGAGGGCAAGGGAAGAAAGACCGTAAAGGCCCGTGAACTTTGGGAGAAAATATTGGAGTCCCAAATCGAGACCGGAACGCCTTATATGCTATACAAAGATGCGGCCAACAGAAAAAGTAACCAGAAAAACTTGGGTACCATACGCTCGTCCAACTTATGTACTGAAATAATGGAATATACCTCACCGGACGAGGTGGCCGTATGTAACTTGGCATCCATTGCATTGCCAATGTTCGTTAAGAACGGAAGTTTTGACCATAAAGAGTTGTTCAAGGTTACCAAAAGGGTGACCCGAAACTTGAACAAGGTCATTGATAGAAATTACTATCCCGTTAAGGAGGCCGAAAACTCCAATATGAGGCACAGACCTATCGGGCTGGGCGTACAGGGGCTTGCCGATGCGTTTATTATGTTGCGCTTGCCGTTTACTAGCGATGAGGCCAAAAAATTAAACCAGGAAATCTTTGAGACCCTTTATTTTGCGGCCGTTACCGCTTCTATGGAAATGGCCAAGGAAGAAGGTCCGTATTCTACCTTCGAAGGGTCACCAATATCGCAAGGGGAATTTCAGCATAACCTTTGGGGGGTAAAAGACGAAGAACTTTCCGGAAGATGGGATTGGGAAAAACTTCGCAAAGAAGTAAAAAAGAACGGTGTTCGCAACTCTTTGCTTGTGGCGCCTATGCCTACGGCTTCCACTTCACAGATTTTAGGGAATAACGAGTGTTTCGAGCCTTATACCTCCAATATTTATACGAGAAGGGTGCTTTCTGGAGAGTTTATCGTAGTGAACAAGCACCTATTGGAAGACTTGGTGAACTTGGGCCTTTGGAACGAGAATATGAAGCAAGAGCTTATGAGGGCCAACGGTTCTATACAGCATATAGAGACTATTCCCCAAGACATCAGGGACCTTTATAAGACGGTATGGGAGCTTAGTATGAAAGATATTATCGATATGAGCCGTCAGAGAGGTTATTTCATTGATCAGAGCCAGTCGTTGAACTTGTTCATGGAGAATGCGAACTACGCCAAATTGACTTCAATGCACTTTTACGCATGGAAAAGCGGCCTAAAAACAGGAATGTACTATTTACGTACCAAGGCGGCCGTAGATGCGATCAAGTTTACCTTGGATAACAGCAAGAAAAAAGCGGCACCGGTCAGTGTGGCTGCCGAGGCGGAAGCTGCGGCAACAACACCACCTGTTGAAGCTGCTGCGGAAATGGAAGTGAAGGCTACTCCGGTTACACAGGAGCAGGAGTTGGATATTCAACCTATGACACCACAAGAAATGAAAGAAATGATCGCTCGTGCCAAAGAAGGGCAGGCGGACGATGATTGTTTAATGTGCGGCTCCTAG
- a CDS encoding GMC oxidoreductase, with the protein MSKFYYNEEQESYDAIVVGTGISGGWAAKELCEAGLKTLVLERGRMVKHIEDYETANMDPWDFPNGGKPTKEDIAKQPKQNRTGYTTNAASKMWFVNDLEHPYNEIQRFDWMRGYHVGGRSLQWGRQSYRWSDIDFEANKNDGIAVDWPVRYKDIAPWYAKVEDYIGVSGEALNLPQLPDSNFLPQMELNCVEEHFKEKVAESFDGRTVTVGRVAHITGTKNFDGRSKCQFRNRCIRGCPFGAYFSSLSSTLPAAEATGNMTLRPDSIVHEVMYDPDTKRATGVKVIDRESKEAFEFKAKVIFLCASSIASTSILMQSKSDRFPNGMGNDSDQLGRNIMDHHLGVGASGKFDGFDDKYYKGRRPNGVYIPRFRNLGGDTNRKDYKRGFGYQGGASRGNWEELIAELSYGKDLKDAILKPGGWTIGIGGFGEVLPYEDNRMTLDYDKLDSWGLPTVTFDAGFKENELNMRKDMMESAIEMLEKAGVRDVKGHDRETGLGLGIHEMGTARMGRDRKTSVLNGYNQIHDVPNVYVTDGSFMTSASCVNPSLTYMAFTARAANHAVNELKKGNI; encoded by the coding sequence ATGAGCAAATTTTATTACAACGAAGAGCAAGAATCATATGACGCGATTGTAGTAGGTACAGGTATAAGTGGTGGCTGGGCTGCAAAAGAGCTATGTGAAGCCGGACTAAAAACCTTGGTGCTGGAGCGCGGACGTATGGTGAAGCACATCGAAGACTATGAAACTGCGAACATGGACCCCTGGGATTTCCCTAACGGAGGAAAGCCAACAAAAGAGGACATCGCAAAACAACCGAAACAGAACCGAACAGGTTATACGACCAATGCCGCAAGTAAGATGTGGTTCGTAAACGACCTTGAACATCCGTATAACGAAATACAGCGTTTCGACTGGATGCGTGGTTACCACGTTGGTGGACGTTCCTTGCAATGGGGTCGACAGAGTTACCGCTGGAGCGACATCGATTTTGAAGCCAACAAAAACGATGGTATTGCCGTTGATTGGCCGGTTCGATATAAGGATATCGCCCCTTGGTACGCCAAAGTAGAAGATTATATCGGTGTTAGTGGAGAGGCATTGAATTTACCACAATTGCCCGACAGCAACTTTCTTCCCCAAATGGAACTCAACTGCGTTGAAGAGCATTTTAAGGAAAAAGTAGCGGAGTCTTTTGACGGTCGTACCGTAACCGTTGGTAGGGTCGCCCATATCACGGGAACCAAAAACTTCGATGGCCGTTCAAAATGTCAATTTAGAAATAGATGTATAAGAGGCTGTCCTTTTGGAGCATATTTCAGTAGCCTTTCATCGACCTTACCTGCGGCGGAAGCAACAGGAAATATGACCTTGCGCCCTGATTCCATAGTACACGAAGTAATGTACGACCCAGACACAAAACGTGCCACGGGCGTAAAGGTAATCGACAGGGAAAGTAAAGAAGCTTTCGAGTTCAAGGCCAAAGTGATTTTCCTTTGTGCTTCTTCCATAGCTTCCACATCTATATTAATGCAATCAAAATCAGACCGCTTCCCTAATGGTATGGGTAACGATTCCGACCAATTGGGCCGCAACATCATGGACCACCACTTAGGAGTGGGCGCTTCAGGTAAATTCGACGGTTTTGACGATAAATATTACAAGGGCCGCAGACCTAATGGTGTATACATTCCCCGATTCAGAAACTTGGGAGGTGATACCAACAGAAAAGACTACAAGCGTGGCTTCGGCTACCAAGGTGGTGCGAGCAGAGGCAATTGGGAAGAATTAATTGCCGAACTATCCTACGGAAAAGACCTGAAAGATGCCATTTTAAAACCAGGTGGATGGACCATCGGTATCGGTGGTTTCGGTGAAGTACTGCCGTACGAAGACAACCGTATGACCCTTGATTACGACAAATTGGACAGCTGGGGATTACCGACCGTTACTTTTGACGCAGGATTCAAGGAAAACGAGTTGAACATGCGTAAAGACATGATGGAGTCAGCTATTGAAATGCTTGAAAAAGCAGGTGTAAGGGACGTTAAGGGTCACGACCGCGAAACCGGCCTAGGCCTTGGTATCCACGAAATGGGTACGGCACGTATGGGAAGGGACAGAAAGACCTCCGTATTAAACGGCTATAACCAGATTCACGATGTACCCAATGTTTATGTAACCGACGGATCATTTATGACCTCCGCAAGTTGTGTGAACCCTTCATTAACCTATATGGCTTTTACGGCAAGGGCAGCGAATCACGCCGTAAACGAACTCAAAAAAGGAAATATATAA
- a CDS encoding T9SS type A sorting domain-containing protein has translation MKKTLLLVLLCLGVGGSFAQSIERSVISNVGGTMATSTMSVSFTIGEPAVGLLMETNSVDQGFWAGKGIWVMPMTPGEEPLDILVYPNPVVEEVTVFTGRNEVYGIELFAVNGQQVFTQKIDELELEYKVDMAYMAKGVYVLKLYLEGRSETKEYKLIKE, from the coding sequence ATGAAAAAAACACTACTTCTCGTATTGCTGTGTCTTGGCGTGGGCGGCTCTTTTGCCCAGTCCATAGAACGGAGCGTAATAAGTAACGTGGGCGGAACCATGGCGACGAGCACTATGTCCGTAAGTTTCACCATAGGCGAGCCTGCGGTGGGCTTGTTGATGGAAACCAATTCCGTAGATCAAGGTTTTTGGGCCGGAAAGGGCATTTGGGTCATGCCGATGACCCCTGGCGAGGAACCCTTGGATATTTTGGTATATCCTAATCCTGTGGTAGAGGAAGTCACCGTTTTTACAGGTCGCAACGAGGTGTACGGTATTGAACTATTTGCCGTAAACGGACAGCAGGTCTTCACTCAAAAAATCGACGAGCTCGAGTTGGAATACAAGGTTGATATGGCCTATATGGCAAAAGGGGTATATGTGTTAAAACTCTACCTGGAGGGCCGTTCGGAAACTAAAGAATATAAACTGATTAAAGAATAG
- a CDS encoding C1q-like domain-containing protein translates to MKRKYYRILTVLSLLFLGTLMVQAQQKNFINYQGVARNSDNELMAQETMEISIALKFGSADAVVQYQESHSVTTDANGVFSLQIGSGNRSTGSFANLPWGEATFVTVSFNGAEAGTTELMAVPYAMASGDKRWTVNGADIENVNTGGVKVKGDLEVLGSLGLRQGNEVDGISDDEGLAENSDRVLPTQKAVKTYVDNRLSGGGGVAQNASEVPYSNAGSGLVSENVQDALDEIASSGGGADADADPTNEIQDISLVGTDLGITGGSTIDLSAIIPPGGTDDQNASEVPFDNAGTGLAASNTQAAIEELASGGLVDTDNQGLVLTGDVLTIEDGTGSVDLGDYVDVTAENGLLTGNGSAIKGLVGTSDGQVAKWDAGSGQWVAGNDEVGAGGGGTLWEEDGSDVYYTGGDVGIGTASPSAQLHVVGATANPVMLETDDVRNWVSYDTSNGYIGYSGVFSGARDMDFGTGSGNSTGKVHLVTKAVPRLTVEANGDVQVRSLQGSGERNVVADANGNLKISEPVVFKYKGSGFAVKDLDGNTVIEADIWENKIYDTTDSFNRTTKRFVCPEEGYYFLHARVDQSNAISSAFFGIKFNIQNNWLDGSTVDGDTVDTEVSGIFKLNAGQEVYVEMRNYSAGLDSRIDGFGSFFEGYRIN, encoded by the coding sequence ATGAAAAGAAAATACTATCGAATACTTACCGTGCTTTCATTGTTGTTCTTGGGAACCTTAATGGTTCAGGCGCAGCAAAAAAACTTTATCAATTACCAAGGGGTAGCCCGTAATTCCGATAACGAATTAATGGCGCAAGAGACCATGGAAATTAGTATTGCCTTAAAATTTGGTAGTGCCGATGCGGTCGTCCAATACCAAGAAAGCCATTCGGTAACGACCGATGCCAACGGGGTCTTTAGCTTGCAGATCGGAAGTGGCAATAGGAGTACCGGTAGTTTTGCCAATTTGCCTTGGGGCGAAGCTACATTTGTTACCGTTTCGTTCAATGGTGCGGAGGCCGGAACTACGGAACTTATGGCGGTGCCCTATGCGATGGCTTCTGGAGATAAGAGATGGACCGTGAACGGGGCGGATATTGAAAATGTAAATACAGGGGGAGTTAAGGTCAAGGGTGACCTTGAGGTTTTGGGAAGCCTGGGTTTGAGGCAGGGCAATGAAGTTGATGGAATATCGGATGATGAGGGGCTGGCGGAGAACAGCGATAGGGTACTACCCACGCAAAAAGCCGTTAAGACCTATGTAGACAACCGTTTGTCCGGCGGAGGGGGTGTTGCCCAGAATGCTTCGGAAGTTCCCTATAGCAATGCTGGGTCTGGCCTTGTGTCCGAGAATGTTCAAGACGCCTTGGATGAAATCGCATCCTCTGGCGGAGGGGCCGATGCTGATGCCGACCCCACCAATGAAATTCAAGATATTAGCCTTGTGGGTACCGATTTGGGCATAACCGGTGGGTCGACAATAGATTTGTCTGCCATAATACCGCCCGGAGGTACGGATGACCAAAATGCCTCGGAAGTTCCTTTTGACAATGCGGGTACCGGCCTAGCGGCGAGCAATACACAGGCGGCCATAGAAGAACTCGCATCAGGGGGATTGGTAGATACCGATAATCAAGGCTTGGTTTTGACCGGTGATGTGCTGACTATTGAAGACGGTACCGGCTCGGTCGATTTGGGTGATTATGTGGATGTAACCGCGGAAAACGGATTACTGACAGGTAACGGCTCCGCCATAAAAGGCTTGGTCGGAACCAGTGATGGCCAAGTGGCCAAATGGGATGCGGGTTCGGGACAATGGGTCGCGGGTAACGACGAGGTGGGCGCCGGTGGCGGAGGCACGCTGTGGGAAGAAGACGGGAGCGATGTGTACTATACCGGGGGAGATGTGGGAATAGGGACGGCCTCGCCCAGTGCGCAGCTGCATGTCGTTGGGGCCACCGCCAACCCCGTAATGCTCGAGACCGATGATGTGCGCAACTGGGTCAGTTACGATACGTCCAACGGTTATATTGGGTATTCAGGTGTTTTTTCGGGAGCCAGGGATATGGATTTTGGTACGGGGAGTGGCAATAGCACCGGAAAAGTCCATTTGGTGACCAAGGCCGTCCCCAGGTTGACCGTTGAAGCCAATGGCGATGTACAGGTGCGAAGCTTACAAGGTTCGGGCGAACGAAACGTGGTGGCCGATGCCAATGGAAATTTGAAAATTAGCGAGCCTGTAGTATTTAAGTATAAAGGGTCAGGTTTTGCCGTTAAGGATTTGGACGGGAACACTGTAATTGAGGCCGATATATGGGAAAACAAGATATATGACACCACCGACAGTTTCAATAGAACCACAAAAAGGTTCGTATGTCCCGAGGAGGGATATTATTTCCTACATGCCAGGGTAGATCAGTCAAATGCCATAAGCAGCGCATTTTTTGGGATTAAATTCAATATCCAAAATAATTGGTTAGATGGGTCAACGGTCGACGGAGACACCGTGGATACCGAGGTAAGCGGAATTTTTAAGTTAAACGCCGGGCAAGAGGTCTACGTAGAAATGCGTAATTACAGTGCCGGCCTAGATTCCCGCATCGATGGTTTTGGCAGTTTCTTTGAAGGGTATAGAATAAATTAG
- a CDS encoding gluconate 2-dehydrogenase subunit 3 family protein yields the protein MDRRKALKNMGMALGYTVATPTLISIVQSCKGETVLEWTPDFFTKEQGAALTQLVDIILPKTDTPSASETQVHLFIDRFADQVMEKEQQDFLKMSMDRFLEKALKDSGKEKAADLTAEDLEPVLADALKATKEEEVSNFKSIKQYNEAIAEGKQPLLEDGIARFAFANNLRGMTIWGYKTSEYVGEKVLAYLPVPGEYIGCADTKELTGGRAWSL from the coding sequence ATGGATAGAAGAAAAGCACTCAAGAATATGGGTATGGCCCTCGGTTACACCGTGGCCACCCCCACTCTGATCAGCATTGTCCAAAGTTGTAAGGGCGAGACCGTACTGGAATGGACTCCTGACTTTTTTACAAAGGAACAAGGTGCCGCCTTGACCCAATTGGTAGATATTATCCTACCGAAAACGGATACCCCATCGGCCTCGGAAACCCAAGTACATCTATTTATAGATCGTTTTGCCGACCAGGTTATGGAGAAAGAACAGCAAGACTTCCTTAAAATGTCTATGGACAGGTTTTTAGAAAAGGCCCTCAAAGATTCAGGCAAGGAGAAAGCGGCAGATTTAACCGCCGAAGACCTTGAGCCCGTATTGGCCGATGCCTTAAAAGCTACCAAGGAAGAAGAAGTGAGCAACTTCAAGTCCATCAAACAATACAACGAAGCTATAGCCGAAGGAAAACAGCCCCTTCTTGAAGATGGCATAGCCCGTTTTGCGTTTGCCAACAACCTTAGGGGTATGACCATTTGGGGTTATAAGACCTCAGAGTACGTTGGGGAAAAGGTCTTGGCCTATCTCCCCGTTCCAGGGGAATATATAGGTTGTGCAGATACCAAAGAACTGACCGGCGGAAGAGCGTGGTCGCTCTAA
- a CDS encoding ribonucleotide-diphosphate reductase subunit beta codes for MSAALEPILEENNDRFVIFPIKHHDLWEWYKKCEACFWTAEEIDLHEDQNDWDNKLSEDERYFIKHILAFFAASDGIVNENLAENFVSEVQYAEAKFFYGFQIMMENIHSETYSLLIDTYVKDEKEKALLFRAIENFPAIKKKADWALNWIESPSFAERLIAFAAVEGIFFSGAFCSIFWLKKRGLMPGLTFSNELISRDEGMHCDYAVHLHNKHLVNKVPKERITQILTDALDIEREFITESLPASLIGMNSKLMTQYLEFVTDRLLVELECDKVYNATNPFDFMDMISLQGKTNFFEKRVSEYQKAGVLNKEKDDDAQKISFDADF; via the coding sequence ATGTCCGCAGCCCTAGAGCCTATTTTGGAAGAGAATAACGACCGCTTTGTAATCTTTCCTATCAAACATCACGATTTGTGGGAATGGTACAAAAAATGCGAGGCTTGTTTTTGGACAGCGGAGGAAATTGATTTACATGAAGACCAAAACGATTGGGACAATAAATTGAGTGAAGATGAGCGGTACTTCATTAAACATATATTGGCCTTTTTTGCGGCTTCCGATGGCATCGTTAACGAAAATTTGGCCGAGAACTTTGTAAGCGAAGTGCAATACGCCGAAGCAAAATTTTTCTATGGTTTTCAGATTATGATGGAGAATATTCACTCTGAAACCTATTCGCTTCTGATCGATACCTATGTGAAGGACGAAAAGGAAAAAGCCCTTCTCTTTAGGGCGATAGAAAATTTTCCGGCCATCAAGAAAAAGGCGGATTGGGCATTGAACTGGATCGAGTCTCCAAGTTTTGCAGAAAGGTTGATTGCTTTTGCAGCGGTTGAAGGTATCTTTTTCTCAGGGGCTTTCTGCTCTATCTTTTGGTTGAAAAAAAGAGGGTTGATGCCGGGACTTACCTTTTCAAATGAATTGATTTCCAGGGATGAAGGTATGCATTGCGATTATGCCGTGCACTTGCACAACAAGCACCTGGTCAATAAAGTGCCTAAAGAACGCATCACCCAAATTTTGACCGATGCATTAGATATTGAGCGTGAGTTTATTACCGAGTCGCTTCCTGCAAGCTTAATCGGGATGAACTCCAAGTTAATGACCCAATACCTAGAGTTTGTAACGGATCGGCTTCTTGTCGAGTTGGAATGTGATAAGGTTTACAACGCTACCAATCCGTTTGACTTTATGGATATGATTTCCCTACAAGGAAAGACCAATTTCTTTGAGAAACGCGTTTCCGAATACCAAAAAGCGGGTGTTTTGAACAAAGAAAAGGATGATGACGCGCAGAAAATAAGCTTCGACGCAGATTTTTAA
- a CDS encoding sugar phosphate isomerase/epimerase family protein has protein sequence MKRRNFIRNSSNAGLALSILGLAACKGTKKEEKQIEAASETEEVEIEPFFKLSLAQWSIHRMVREDGVDPYTFAEKAKKWGFSGLEYVSQLYNPELSDAGYSEEAMAAFVEKSNAEAKKHGLQNVLIMIDGQGNLAVSDEKERDETVEKHKKWVDAAAAMGCHSIRVNLSGSNDPEEWKKNSIDGLTKLCTYAKGKNINILVENHGGLSSNGAMHAEVMKAVAMDNCGTLPDFGNFCITRKKGTRECELMYDKYKGVKELMPYAKAVSAKSHDFDAEGNETEIDYVKMLQMVKDHGYTGFVGVEYEGNGLSEEEGIMATKELLLKASKEIK, from the coding sequence ATGAAAAGAAGAAACTTTATAAGAAATAGCTCTAATGCCGGTTTGGCCCTCTCAATTTTAGGTCTTGCGGCTTGCAAGGGAACCAAAAAAGAGGAAAAACAGATAGAGGCTGCATCGGAAACTGAAGAAGTCGAAATAGAACCTTTCTTTAAATTATCTTTAGCACAATGGTCTATACATAGAATGGTCCGAGAGGATGGGGTAGACCCATATACGTTTGCGGAAAAGGCCAAAAAATGGGGCTTTTCTGGTTTGGAATATGTCAGTCAATTATATAACCCCGAGCTGTCCGATGCAGGTTATTCGGAAGAGGCCATGGCGGCTTTTGTGGAAAAATCGAACGCCGAGGCCAAAAAGCATGGGCTGCAGAATGTTTTGATCATGATAGATGGCCAAGGCAACCTGGCCGTTAGCGATGAAAAGGAAAGGGACGAGACCGTAGAAAAACACAAAAAATGGGTGGATGCCGCAGCTGCAATGGGTTGCCACTCCATTCGTGTTAACCTGAGCGGAAGCAATGACCCAGAAGAGTGGAAAAAGAATTCTATAGATGGTCTTACAAAACTGTGTACCTACGCAAAGGGAAAAAATATTAATATTCTTGTAGAAAACCATGGAGGGTTATCTTCCAATGGGGCCATGCACGCCGAGGTCATGAAGGCTGTGGCAATGGATAATTGCGGCACCTTGCCCGATTTCGGGAATTTCTGTATTACCCGTAAAAAGGGCACGCGGGAGTGTGAGCTTATGTACGATAAATACAAAGGCGTAAAAGAGTTGATGCCCTATGCCAAGGCGGTAAGTGCCAAATCGCATGATTTTGATGCAGAGGGCAATGAAACCGAAATCGACTATGTGAAAATGCTTCAAATGGTAAAAGACCATGGGTATACGGGTTTTGTGGGGGTCGAATATGAAGGAAACGGCTTGAGCGAGGAAGAAGGAATTATGGCTACCAAAGAACTGTTGCTAAAAGCATCAAAAGAAATCAAATAA
- a CDS encoding DUF4870 domain-containing protein, whose amino-acid sequence MKNSETKIDTAQTAATTDENDKTIAILAYITVIGLVVAFVMNNEKKQEFARYHIRQSVGLCITGLCLGIIGLIPILGWLINILGVFVLLYMWVMALMNALNGKESPAPILGKKYEVWFKGV is encoded by the coding sequence ATGAAAAATTCAGAGACCAAAATTGATACGGCCCAAACCGCGGCCACGACGGATGAAAATGATAAAACCATTGCCATACTGGCCTATATTACCGTTATCGGCTTGGTCGTGGCGTTTGTGATGAACAATGAGAAAAAACAAGAGTTTGCCAGGTACCATATTCGTCAGTCGGTCGGACTTTGTATTACAGGATTGTGTTTGGGGATTATCGGCCTCATACCTATTTTGGGATGGTTGATAAACATACTTGGTGTTTTTGTATTGCTTTATATGTGGGTGATGGCGCTTATGAACGCTTTAAACGGAAAGGAAAGCCCTGCGCCTATTCTAGGAAAGAAATATGAGGTTTGGTTTAAGGGGGTCTAA